Below is a window of Acidobacteriota bacterium DNA.
CGCAAAAAGCTGAAGAGCTTTAAGGTGGGACGTCGCCCGCGCAACATCATTTTCATGCCGGATGGCAAACACGCCTACGTTTCGGCGGAAAACGACGGAACGATTACTTTGTTTGACGCGGTGAAAAATGCGCCGGTGAAAACCATCCAGCTCGGTGCGGCGGGCGAAATCAAACCGATGGGATTTGCGCTGTCGCCGGACGCTTCGCAGCTTTATGTCAGCACAGGGCGCGGCAAGAAAATCTTTGTCGTTGACCCCAAAACCAATCAAGTGACGGGTTCTTTTGAGGTCGGAACCCGTCCCTGGGGGATTGCGCTTTCGCCGGATGGAAAAACGTTGTTCACGGCCAATGGCCCCGCCAACGATGTATCCGTGGTTGACGTCGCCGGACAAACGGTAACCAAAAAACTGAAGCTGACGGGCAGTCCGTGGGGAGTTCTGGTGCTCAGCAAATAACCTCCAAGTGTTTGCACCGCACAATGAAAATCGCCGGAGCCTGGGAACATCCCAGACTCCGGCGATTTTGTTTTGAGAATTAATTGCCAACGTTAGAAGTTAGCCTTCAATCCCATGACGATGCGGCGTGAATTGGCTGCGCCCGTGAACGAACCAAACAGCGCATTGGTCTGGTAACCAGTCGCGCCCGGCTGTTTGGTCAGGTCAAACCGCGCAGTCGTATCCACGCTGGTGAATTGTGTATGGTTGAAGGCGTTGTACATCTCCAACCGGTATTGCAACCGCACGCCGTGTTCGCCGCCGATGACGAAGTTCTTGAACAGTGAAATGTCCCAGTTGTTGGTGCCGGGCAACCGGATCAAGTCTTTCGCGGCATTGCCGATGCCGAAATCGGCTTTGGAAGGCGCTTGCACGGCCGATGTGTTGAAGAAACGGCTGAACGTTTGCTCGTCCTTCGGCAGGATCGGATTGGCAACCAGCACCACGCGGCTGTCAATGCCGCCGCCGCTGCCGCCAACCAGGTCGGTGCCTTGCACCGTACTGTAACCGATGCCGGACGGCGCGCCGCTGATGAACGACGTGATGCCCGACAGCTCCCAGCCGTCCAACGCCTGGCGCGTCAATCCGTTGTTCCAGTACTTGCTCAGTCCTGGCAGTTTGTAAACGTAATTGATCGTCATGTTGTGCGTGCGATCAAATCCCGCTCTTCCGTAATTACGGATGCGCGGATCAATGAAGGGGTTGACGTTGTTGTTGTTGCCATCCACCAAATCCATCGCCTTTGACCAGGTATATGCCAACCCGAACGACAGGCTGGAAGAGAAGCGGCGATTCGCCTGAACCTGCAAGGCGTGATAGTTCGAGTTCGAGGAGAATTCGATATAGTTGATGTCCGCGTAGCCCTTGTATGGACGCAGGAAGTTATCAGGCAGCGGCGTGGCTCCGCCGGAAACCGTCTGGTCTATCGCCGATGCTTGGAAGCGACCGCCGTACGGGACGGAATTGATGCTGCGGCGTTGCAACAGATGGCGAGCCAGCGAACCGACATACGCCACGTCCAGCACCGTATTGAAGCCGATGTCGCGCTGCACGCCCAAACTGAAGTTGTACACAGACGGAGAATCGTAATCGCGCTGGATGCCGAACACACCTGCCGGAGTAACGCTCAATGGGGTCGCAAGCAGGTCTTTGATTGTGGTGAAGTTCGCCGTCGCAGTGATGACGTTCGGCGGCAATTCGACCAGTTGCAGCACTTGATCGTCGTTGATGCGGTCGTAGAAAATTCCTACGCCGCCACGAACCGAAGTTTTGCCGTCGCCGAACACGTCATACGCAAATCCGACGCGTGGGCCAAGATTGATTCCAGGTGAGTTCAGAACGCTTTCCTTGATCACGCTCATTCCCTGAAACGGAGTCCCTGTGCCAGCGGCAAACGTGCCGATTTTTACCGAAGGCAGTGTTTGTCCCGTGATGGGGTTTCGAGCCACGCGGTTTGCGCCGGAGCAGGGATTCGCCGTCAAACAAAACGGTGTCATCAGCGCTGGTTGTTTTGACGCGTCGTACAACGTTGGATCGAAGAACGCCAGGTTGTCGCCCGCGCTCAACGTCGGTTGAATCCAATAAAAACGCAGGCCGTAATCCAGCGTCAGCCGTTTGGTCGCTTTCCAATTGTCTTGCAAAAACCATTCGACATTCTTATACCGCGCGTGGCCATTCAGTTTGCCGTTGGCTTCGGTGTAAGAGTTGACTACACCGAGCAGCGCGTTGGCGAACGGGTGGTTCGTATCCAGCGGGTTGTTGGTATTGCGGTCAAAACTGAATGTGCCGTTGAAGGCCGATGCGCGCGCCGCGTTGCGCGTGGTGTATTCCAGATAGAAGCCCGCCTTCATGTTGTGGCCGCCCCAAATCTTGGAAATGTTGTCGGAATAGTTCCAAATGTTGTTGGTTCCAAAGAATGGGAAGCGCTGTTCGATGTTGAATTGCGGCGCGTTGGAAATGCCGCCGAAGGTAGCGTTCGGAATCAGGTTCAGCGGATTGCTGGCCGGATAAAACTGCGGCAATGTCAACCCGATCTTGTTGCGGTCGTTGCGGTCTATGCCCGCTTGATTGAGCGGTTCGACCGTTTGCAATGCGCGGTTGATGCCGAAGGTGAATTCGTTGGTCAGCGTGGGGTCGAAGGTGTGAATCAATGTGCTGACCAGGCCTTCGCTCTTGATCTGGTATTTGATCGGGAATTGCGGCCAGACGTTCGACGCCAGCACAAAGTTGAAATCGCCTTTGTACTGTTCGTTGTTGTGAATGCCGCGCGCATAAAAGGTCGTTTTTTGAGTAATGTTCCAATCCACGCGCAAAATTTCTTCGCGGCGAGGTTGGTTGACGGTGCTCTGGAACACGTTGTTGTAGTTGTTGCCGACCAACGACGGATCGTAGTTGGGCAGAGGGAAAATGCCGAGCAGTTTCTGGCCATTGGCGTCAATCCGGTTGGCCGGAATCTTGTTGTCCGGGAATGCCTGGCCAGTAACAGGATCGCGGATAACGATCAACCGTCCGCTGGTGTCAAAGCTCTTGGAAAAATCGCCAGCGCGTTCCAATGCCGTCGGGTAAGTGATCGTCCCCTGGCGCGTCGGGTATGTGCGCGGCAGATATTCCTGCGACCAGAAAAAGAATAGCTTGTCACGGTTTTTGTTAAAGCTGGTGCCGGGAATCAACACCGGGCCGCCGATGTTACCGCCCCAGTAATTGAACCGATACCGCTGTTTGGGAACCTTGCGCAGGTTGTTGAAAAATTCGTTGGCGTTGAACTGTTCGTGGCGTTTGAAATAAAACCCGCCGCCGTGAAAATCGCGCGTTCCATTTTTGATGACGACGTTGATCGTGCCGCCGGAACTGCGACCATATTCGGCCTGATAATTGGTCAGCAGAACTTTTACCTCACCGATTGCGTCAAGCCCCGGGGCCAGATACGGCCCTTGCTGTGAACCGGTGTCGAGCGATGATACGCCGTCCAGCGTCAAATTGAGCGTACCCGTCCGGCTGCCGTTGATGTTTACGCCGACCAGATTGTTCCATCCCGGCGCTTCACGGTTGGCGGTGTCCACCACGCCGGGCAGCAACCGCACCAAACCCATGTAATCGCGGCCTTTCAGGGCGATTCCTTGAATCTGCTGTTCGTCAATCAATCCCGCGCGTTCGGCGCTTTCAGTTTTCACCAGCGATTGTTCTGCCGTCACCGTCACGGTCTGGCTGACATCGCCGACTTCCAACGAAATTTTCCGAATGGCAACGCGGTCGTTGGCAGTCACCACAATGCCTTTCTGCTCAAACTTTTTGAAACCGCTCGCCGAAACATTCAGCGAATACGTTCCGGGCAGCAACTGCGGAACAAAGAAATTGCCGTCGCTGTCGGACGTCACTTCACGCAATTGAGCCGTTTCTTCATTTTTAACCGTGATCTTCGCGTTGGGCACAACGCCTCCATTGGGGTCGGTCAATGTGCCGGAAATCTGTCCGGTCAATCCCTGGGCAAAGGCAGGGGTGGAAAGAACGGCTGCTGAGACTGCGGCTAAAGACCATTTCAGCAAGGTTCGCAACATAAAGTTCCTCCTACTATGGGTTTATTCGGCCTGTAAACCAGCCGGGGATCAGTGTGGTTACGACAGAAATCAGCACGGAAATCCCCTGCCTGATTTTCACGCGTAACAGCTTCTCTTCGTTTTGAGAACAGCAAAGCTTGAAAAATTGTCGTCCTGTCGTTTTCCAGGAAGATTGGTAAGACCTACTTAGGATATGCGAATAGTATAGCCAGATGGAAACAGAGGCAAGGTTGCAGAGAGAGAAAATGGCAAACGGCCTGAAAAATTCCAGCGAGCGGAATTTTCCAGGCCGTTTGGCGAAGCAATCACTTACAAATTTTTCAGCCAGATGTTGCGATATTCGACTTTCATCGGCGGCCCCTGGTGAAGCTGAAAGCCTAATAGTCCGCCCATCGCTCGGCCACCCGGATCATCGTCAATTGCTTCAGCCATCAGGTGGCCGTTCAAAATATGGGTCAGCCGATTGCCACGCGCGATGATGTGAAGCTGATTCCAATCCGTCGTTTTAATTGCTGCTTTCAGATCGTCGCCGCCGCGCAGATTGGCAATGACCTGTTTCTTGCCGGGCGTCAGTTGCGTCATCTGGCCGCGCAAGGCCAAAAATCCGCGCCCGCGTTCTTCGTAAAGCTGACCCGTATACTGGTTGGCGAAATCAATATCGGCCTGATACCCCTTCAAAACCCATTTGCCGACATCGGGCAATTCGATGCTGCGATATTGCACGCCGCTATTGGTAGAGTTGATGCGATATTCCAGCTTCAACTCAAAATCGCCGGGCTGACCGCCGCGATAGATGATAAACGTATTGAGCTTCAGCGGCTTTTCCGCAGTGGTTTCCCCGATGATGGAATCATTTTCGGTTCGCCAATAATCAGGATTGCCATCCCAGCCTTTCAGCGTTTTGCCATCGAAAATTTGGGTAAAGCCTGTGTGGTCATCCGCTGCCATTGGATCAATGCCGGTGCGCATGCCGCCGCCCGGCGGGCGACCCTGCCCACCCTGCGGCGGCGGACCTTGCTGGGCAGCAACCGCTAAGCTCAAAAGAATTGCCGCACACAGCGCGACCGAAATTGCAACGAGTCTTTTCATGTGATTCTCCGTTGAAAATCAAAAGGCAAATCTCAAAAGTTGAAAGGCCAATAGTCGGCACCTTCCTTTTCAGATAATCGCGCAACCTTCTGACCGTCATTTTTGATTTTTGAGATTTGCCTTTTGCCTTTTGATTTATTGACCAACGCTTTCCCACTGCCGAGTCTTCGCGGATTTGAGCACGGCATCGCACACCAAATCCGTCGCCAAGCCATCGCGGAATGTCGGCCCGACTTCTTTGCCTGCGCCGACGGCTTGCAGAAAGTCCGCAAATTGATGCGTGAACGAATGTTCGTAGCCGATCTGCAAACCCGGAACCCACCAGTGACTCATGTACGGATGATCGCCGTCCGTGATGTGAACACTGCGCCATCCACGCGTTAGCCCCTCGTCCCGGTGATCGAAATACTGAAGCCGGTGCAGATCATGCAAATCCCAAAACGCCGAAGCGTGTTCGCCGTTGATTTCCAGCGTGTACAGCGCCTTGTGTCCGCGCGCGTACCGCGTTGCTTCAAACGAAGCTAGCGATCCGTTTTCAAACCGGCAGAGGAACAAACTGGCGTCATCAATGCCTACGGGTTCCACCTTGCCGGTTAGGTTGTGCTGGCGCTCTTTGACGAAGGTTTCGGTCATCGCCACGACTTCCTTGATCGGACCGTTCAACCACATTGCCGTGTCAATGTTGTGCGCCAGCAAATCGCCGGTCACGCCGCTGCCCGCGACCGAAACGTCCAAACGCCACAAGCCTTCGCCGCCCTGCGGCAGGTCTTGAGAGATTGTCCAGTCCTGCAAAAACTTGGCGCGGTAATGGAAGATTTTTCCAAAGCGGCCTTCGTCCAGCAGATTTTTTAGCAATGTCACTGCCGGAACTCTGCGGTAGTTGTACCAAACCGAGTTCGGCACGTTGGCGGCTTCAACCGCTTCGACCATGGCTTTGGCTTCGGCGGAATTTCGACCGAGCGGCTTTTCGCACATGATCATCTTGCCCGCTTTGGCGGCAGCGATGGCGATTTCGGCATGCGTGTCATTGGGACTGGCGATGTCAATCAGGTCAATGTCTTTGCGTTCGATCAGCGTGCGCCAATCGGTTTCAATGGATTCGTAGCCCCAATTCTCCGCAAAGGATTTCACGCGATCCGCATTGCGCGCGCAGACCGCCTTGAGATTGACTTCATACGGCAAGTCAAAGAACCGCCCGGCTTGCCGAAACGCATTCGAATGCGCGCGTCCCATAAAGCCGTAGCCGATCAACCCAATATTCAAATGTTTTTTGCTCATAATATTTTCAGTCACTTATTAGGAAGTTAAACACACTGCTAATTCAAAAGGTATGCGTCGAAATTGGCTCTTCACCTAAAGCTCGTGCAAAGTCTTCGGCCAAACGCTTCGTATCACAGAACCGCTCGTAAGGCACATTTCCACTAACAGCATTAAGCCATTGATTGATTTCGTCCCCCGCCAACTTCAGATCGTCAATGGCAATGCCATAAACATCTGGGCCTTCTAAAAGAACACTGCCTACAGAACCATCCTGCGAAATACTCTTCGTCACAGTCGGATGATTGAGTATATCGCGCAGCAACTTAAGTTCTAGACTAAGCACAGGCAAGGACAAATCTCGCTGGTCTGTAAGGAACTGGTGAATTGCTAAGACTTTACTTTTAAGTGAACAGAAATCAGGTCTCTTGGGCTGGTATCTCGTAAACGCGCTATCTCCTCGTAATATTCTGAAGATGTCTGAAACAACGCCATCCAGATGTGAAAAGAGTGCAGCAGTCGCCGCTCGGACATAACGGTTACGCTTGGTAAATTCGCAGGCTTGCTCTGAGGCACGAGCTTTTTCTGTAAAGTAAGAAAAATCGTCCCAGGTATCACCAATTAGGTCCACCGCAAAAATGGTTGTACCGTCATCTGGCGCATCTAATGATGCACGTACGCGCCGAGTCCGAGCGTCAATTATCACGTGCGTTCCCATTACAACTCCTACAACGCGTTGTTAGGTACCCTCAAGCTAGTAGATGCAGATATGCGCGAGTCACTCACCGCCTTAACAGTTGCTCTGCAATGCAAACAAGTAATCAGGAGGCGCTCAATTTCACCTATGTGCGTCGCCTACTGCGATCATCGTGGCCAGGATGTTGTTCCAGGTTTGCGGATCGGTCATGGTTTCGTTCGAGAACATGCAGCCGCCCCAGTTGATATACTGGCGGCACTATAATCCCAGCCAGCCACGCAATGACATTTCCAAGGCTTGCTCATCAATTTGGTTAAGCTGCCCGACGGTTTTCACAATCAAGCTTTCTTCGACGGTATAAATTCCGCGCTTAATTGCAGACGGCACGTTCAATCCTGCCTGTTGCCATTGCTGCAAAACAAACTCTCCGGATAACAGTCCTGTTAAGCGACTGGTGAGCGGCACGATGATGATATCGCGTGAAATATGTGGTGCATTAACGACCACCGCTGGGCGTACTTTCGCACCGCTGAGGTTTGAAAAGGGGTAACGCACCAACACAATGTCACTGCGCGACGAGTTCGGCATAAACGTCATCCTCGTCGTTATTCCATATCTTATCTATGCTTGGTTGGCTCGCCTGAAACCAAAAACTCGGTTCCTCGGTTAAAGGCGTAACCAAGATTTCTGTGCCTTCAGAAAGCTCGATTTCTTCCAGTAACTGAATTCTTCCTTCTTTGAATATCGCTCGTACCGTATTGAGCATAAACTTTTCCTCCTGCTCACCAGCATGCCGGAGCAAAAACCTAATTCCAACCATGCGCATCGCGCACCGCGATCATCGTGGCCAGAATGTTGTTCCAGGTTTGCGGGTCGGTCATGGTTTCATTGCTGAACATGCAGCCGTCCCAGTTGATGTGTTGCGTGCTATGGGTTGGCTGACCTTTTTCATCACGGAGCCACAGACCAGCAGCGCGAACAACATCCATTTTTCCGTTCGGATCGTTGGGCAGGCAGTGGCGACCTGTTTTGTCGTGCGAACCGGAGCCTTTGACGGTCGCGTCATTTTGCGCGACGTGGAAGTCTTTCACCCACGGGCGCAACACGCTGGTCATTTTACCCAACGCTTCGTACAGCACTTCTTTGTCCGCCCAATCGTAATTGTCCGGCAGCAAGCGATGTTCAGGCGCGTTGTAACCCATCGTGAACAGCATCGTGTGCGCCATGTCGGCTTGAATGCCCAGCGTTTCCGGGCGGCCAACCTGTTCCAGCAATTCATGCAGATACTTCCAACTGTGCATGCCGCCCCAGCAAATTTCGCCTTCGGCGGCGAGCTTTTCGCCGAAGCTTTCGGCAATGTTGCAGGCTTCGCGGAAGGTGTCGGCGATCTTTTTGGTGTTGCCCGCTGGGTCAGCCGACCAGTCGCCGGGCGAGCAGGACGAATCAATTCGTACGACGCCGTACTTGCGAATACCGAGCTTGTTCAGTTTCTGCGCGACTTCGCAGGATTTGCGAACTTGTGTCAGGAAAGCGTTGCGCTCTTCTTCCGAACCCATTGCGGAACCTCCGCCGGTTGGCCCCCAAACCGGAGCCACCAGGGAGCCGATGACTAAATTGCGCGAAGCGACCTGGTCGGCGAGTTCTTTCAACTGGTCGTCTGTGGAATCAATGTCTGTGTGCGGCAGGGAAAGGAAAATGTCTACGCCGTCGAATTTCTGACCGTTGACTTCTGCTGCTGCGGTCATATCCAGCATCTTTTCAAATTCAATGATCGGTTCGGCGTCCGGGCCGCCCTTGCCAACCAAACCCGGCCAGGTGGCGTTGTGGAGTTTCGGAAATTGATTCTTTGTCGTAGTGCTCATTGATTTTGCTCCTCGGTGTACTGGTTTTAAGTTCGGAAAACTAGGACGAGTGAGAAATTTTCACGTCGCTGATTTGAATAATGGGGCGGACATCCGTGTAGTTTGGAATATCGCCTTGTAAAACGGCAGCGTGAGGGCCAAAAGCCGTTTGAAACGCTTCGACGGAATCAAAATACAGATGGCAAATGGCAGCAAACTCTGGGGCTGAGCCGGGAACTGCGCCCGCCACTCCGTGCTCCACGCTAACGTGTTTGAGCGCAGGGCTGAGCTTTTCAATCGTCATTGGCATGTGTTGATTGAGATAATACTCAAGATCGAAGCGACTGCCTTCGGTATTGGGGTAAAAGATGCTGATGTTGATCATCGTTCCTCGTGGGTTTTAGTGATTGCTTAGAGCTTGGGAGATGGCAGCTTCGGCCAATGGTACCATCACGGCATACGCGGCGTCGTTCAACAACACGCCATCGCTGGTGAATTCTTTTTTCAGATTGCGCCCCTGGCCCAGAGCGGAATAGAAATCCAGATACACCGAACCGCTCATCGAAGCGTAATCTTTCAACCAGTTGTTGACGCCGATGATTTTGCCGAACGGACGCAACGCAGAGCGTTTGGTGTAACAATCACAAATCGGCGTGATCGAAGCCAGCACGACGCGGATGTTATTCGCCTTGGCCAGTTCGACCATCGAAGTCACGTTTTCGGCGGTCATCTGTTGCGTAATAGGGCCGTCAACGCTGGCAATGTCGTTGGTTCCGGCCATCAACACGACAACTTTCGGTTGCAGTTTGATAACGTCCTGTCGGAAGCGAACCAGCATCTGCGGCGTGGTTTGCCCTTTGATGCCGCGATTGAAGTACGGCTTGTTGGGAAAAAAAGG
It encodes the following:
- a CDS encoding SGNH/GDSL hydrolase family protein — encoded protein: MKAFLFKLSIGLLAVACLLGAQKAPDCATSIAALEQRVEAQRQLLWDWAGLIRYGSENTEVPKPKTTEDRVVFLGDEILENWGQGATPFFPNKPYFNRGIKGQTTPQMLVRFRQDVIKLQPKVVVLMAGTNDIASVDGPITQQMTAENVTSMVELAKANNIRVVLASITPICDCYTKRSALRPFGKIIGVNNWLKDYASMSGSVYLDFYSALGQGRNLKKEFTSDGVLLNDAAYAVMVPLAEAAISQALSNH
- a CDS encoding type II toxin-antitoxin system PemK/MazF family toxin, producing MPNSSRSDIVLVRYPFSNLSGAKVRPAVVVNAPHISRDIIIVPLTSRLTGLLSGEFVLQQWQQAGLNVPSAIKRGIYTVEESLIVKTVGQLNQIDEQALEMSLRGWLGL
- a CDS encoding Gfo/Idh/MocA family oxidoreductase, producing MSKKHLNIGLIGYGFMGRAHSNAFRQAGRFFDLPYEVNLKAVCARNADRVKSFAENWGYESIETDWRTLIERKDIDLIDIASPNDTHAEIAIAAAKAGKMIMCEKPLGRNSAEAKAMVEAVEAANVPNSVWYNYRRVPAVTLLKNLLDEGRFGKIFHYRAKFLQDWTISQDLPQGGEGLWRLDVSVAGSGVTGDLLAHNIDTAMWLNGPIKEVVAMTETFVKERQHNLTGKVEPVGIDDASLFLCRFENGSLASFEATRYARGHKALYTLEINGEHASAFWDLHDLHRLQYFDHRDEGLTRGWRSVHITDGDHPYMSHWWVPGLQIGYEHSFTHQFADFLQAVGAGKEVGPTFRDGLATDLVCDAVLKSAKTRQWESVGQ
- a CDS encoding EthD family reductase, whose amino-acid sequence is MINISIFYPNTEGSRFDLEYYLNQHMPMTIEKLSPALKHVSVEHGVAGAVPGSAPEFAAICHLYFDSVEAFQTAFGPHAAVLQGDIPNYTDVRPIIQISDVKISHSS
- a CDS encoding DUF1080 domain-containing protein → MKRLVAISVALCAAILLSLAVAAQQGPPPQGGQGRPPGGGMRTGIDPMAADDHTGFTQIFDGKTLKGWDGNPDYWRTENDSIIGETTAEKPLKLNTFIIYRGGQPGDFELKLEYRINSTNSGVQYRSIELPDVGKWVLKGYQADIDFANQYTGQLYEERGRGFLALRGQMTQLTPGKKQVIANLRGGDDLKAAIKTTDWNQLHIIARGNRLTHILNGHLMAEAIDDDPGGRAMGGLLGFQLHQGPPMKVEYRNIWLKNL
- a CDS encoding TIM barrel protein, which produces MSTTTKNQFPKLHNATWPGLVGKGGPDAEPIIEFEKMLDMTAAAEVNGQKFDGVDIFLSLPHTDIDSTDDQLKELADQVASRNLVIGSLVAPVWGPTGGGSAMGSEEERNAFLTQVRKSCEVAQKLNKLGIRKYGVVRIDSSCSPGDWSADPAGNTKKIADTFREACNIAESFGEKLAAEGEICWGGMHSWKYLHELLEQVGRPETLGIQADMAHTMLFTMGYNAPEHRLLPDNYDWADKEVLYEALGKMTSVLRPWVKDFHVAQNDATVKGSGSHDKTGRHCLPNDPNGKMDVVRAAGLWLRDEKGQPTHSTQHINWDGCMFSNETMTDPQTWNNILATMIAVRDAHGWN
- a CDS encoding TonB-dependent receptor, whose translation is MLRTLLKWSLAAVSAAVLSTPAFAQGLTGQISGTLTDPNGGVVPNAKITVKNEETAQLREVTSDSDGNFFVPQLLPGTYSLNVSASGFKKFEQKGIVVTANDRVAIRKISLEVGDVSQTVTVTAEQSLVKTESAERAGLIDEQQIQGIALKGRDYMGLVRLLPGVVDTANREAPGWNNLVGVNINGSRTGTLNLTLDGVSSLDTGSQQGPYLAPGLDAIGEVKVLLTNYQAEYGRSSGGTINVVIKNGTRDFHGGGFYFKRHEQFNANEFFNNLRKVPKQRYRFNYWGGNIGGPVLIPGTSFNKNRDKLFFFWSQEYLPRTYPTRQGTITYPTALERAGDFSKSFDTSGRLIVIRDPVTGQAFPDNKIPANRIDANGQKLLGIFPLPNYDPSLVGNNYNNVFQSTVNQPRREEILRVDWNITQKTTFYARGIHNNEQYKGDFNFVLASNVWPQFPIKYQIKSEGLVSTLIHTFDPTLTNEFTFGINRALQTVEPLNQAGIDRNDRNKIGLTLPQFYPASNPLNLIPNATFGGISNAPQFNIEQRFPFFGTNNIWNYSDNISKIWGGHNMKAGFYLEYTTRNAARASAFNGTFSFDRNTNNPLDTNHPFANALLGVVNSYTEANGKLNGHARYKNVEWFLQDNWKATKRLTLDYGLRFYWIQPTLSAGDNLAFFDPTLYDASKQPALMTPFCLTANPCSGANRVARNPITGQTLPSVKIGTFAAGTGTPFQGMSVIKESVLNSPGINLGPRVGFAYDVFGDGKTSVRGGVGIFYDRINDDQVLQLVELPPNVITATANFTTIKDLLATPLSVTPAGVFGIQRDYDSPSVYNFSLGVQRDIGFNTVLDVAYVGSLARHLLQRRSINSVPYGGRFQASAIDQTVSGGATPLPDNFLRPYKGYADINYIEFSSNSNYHALQVQANRRFSSSLSFGLAYTWSKAMDLVDGNNNNVNPFIDPRIRNYGRAGFDRTHNMTINYVYKLPGLSKYWNNGLTRQALDGWELSGITSFISGAPSGIGYSTVQGTDLVGGSGGGIDSRVVLVANPILPKDEQTFSRFFNTSAVQAPSKADFGIGNAAKDLIRLPGTNNWDISLFKNFVIGGEHGVRLQYRLEMYNAFNHTQFTSVDTTARFDLTKQPGATGYQTNALFGSFTGAANSRRIVMGLKANF